A DNA window from Anaerocolumna sp. AGMB13020 contains the following coding sequences:
- the argC gene encoding N-acetyl-gamma-glutamyl-phosphate reductase, translating into MKTKVFVDGSEGTTGLRIHERFKGREDIELLTIAPELRKDEAERKKLINSSDVTFLCLPDAAAKEAVAMVENHKVKIIDTSTAHRTNKEWAYGLPELSEEHKAKIQKGSRIAVPGCHATGFISLVYPLIKEGVLPEDYPINSFSLTGYSGGGKKMIAEYQEEERLTAYTAPREYGLGQQHKHLKEMKLVTGLIREPLFSPIVADYYSGMLVSIPLYTDLLKKKQTPEQLQKLFSDYYKDQLFIKVMSYGAEAEKNGFLSGIDCSGWDGLNIYITGNSDRVVLSAQFDNLGKGASGAAIQCLNLILGCAEATGLNL; encoded by the coding sequence ATGAAAACCAAAGTTTTTGTAGATGGAAGCGAAGGAACAACCGGACTAAGAATCCATGAACGATTCAAAGGCCGTGAGGATATCGAATTATTGACGATTGCACCGGAGTTAAGAAAAGATGAAGCAGAGAGAAAAAAGCTCATTAATTCCTCGGATGTCACCTTTCTCTGTCTTCCCGATGCTGCAGCCAAAGAAGCAGTTGCAATGGTAGAAAACCATAAGGTTAAAATAATTGATACCTCCACAGCTCATAGAACGAATAAAGAATGGGCATATGGGTTGCCGGAACTGTCAGAGGAGCATAAGGCTAAGATACAAAAGGGCAGTCGGATTGCAGTTCCCGGTTGCCATGCGACTGGCTTCATCTCATTAGTATATCCTCTTATAAAAGAAGGGGTTTTACCGGAGGATTATCCGATTAACAGCTTTTCTCTTACAGGTTACAGCGGAGGAGGAAAGAAAATGATAGCCGAATACCAGGAGGAGGAGAGACTGACAGCATATACAGCCCCCAGAGAATACGGACTGGGGCAGCAGCACAAGCATCTGAAAGAAATGAAATTAGTTACAGGTCTTATAAGAGAACCGCTGTTTTCGCCTATTGTGGCTGATTATTATAGCGGTATGCTGGTATCCATTCCCTTGTATACAGATTTACTTAAGAAAAAGCAGACACCTGAGCAACTCCAGAAATTATTTTCAGATTACTACAAGGACCAGCTCTTTATAAAGGTGATGTCCTATGGGGCCGAAGCTGAGAAGAATGGTTTTTTAAGCGGTATTGATTGTAGCGGCTGGGATGGGCTTAATATTTATATTACCGGCAATTCAGACAGAGTGGTACTGTCAGCACAATTTGATAATTTGGGTAAAGGAGCCTCCGGTGCAGCGATTCAGTGCCTTAACCTGATACTTGGCTGCGCAGAAGCTACCGGTTTGAATCTGTAA
- a CDS encoding metal-sensing transcriptional repressor, with protein MKKTTARIKNITHTHTGDTEIVHSHSHEAGTGHKHSHQNTKAVLNRLSRAAGHLDSVKRMIEDGKDCSEVLIQLSAVIAALNSTGKIILEDHIQNCIVDAIESGDKTSLENLNKAIDRFIK; from the coding sequence ATGAAGAAAACTACCGCTCGTATAAAGAACATAACGCATACCCATACTGGTGATACTGAGATCGTACATAGTCACAGTCATGAGGCCGGTACAGGTCATAAACATAGCCATCAGAATACCAAGGCTGTTTTGAACCGTTTATCCCGGGCAGCAGGACATCTGGATTCGGTTAAGAGAATGATAGAAGACGGCAAGGACTGCAGTGAAGTGCTTATTCAGCTTTCGGCGGTAATAGCAGCACTAAACAGTACTGGTAAGATTATACTGGAAGACCATATTCAGAATTGCATTGTAGATGCTATTGAATCCGGTGATAAGACCTCACTGGAGAATCTTAATAAAGCCATTGACCGTTTTATAAAATAA
- a CDS encoding energy-coupling factor ABC transporter permease, with product MHMADALIAPAVAATMFAASGITTAYSMKEVKQENDPRKIPTMGVMSAFVFATQMINFTIPGTGSSGHLCGGLLLSIMLGPYAGFLSMVSVLLIQCLLFADGGLLALGANIWNMAFYGCFVGYLLIYRPITKKKLNNTRIMAASILGSVISLQLGAFSVTIQTLLSGITALSFGQFLALMQPIHLAIGAVEGLITGAVIIFVYNTRPEILKTETLKARMSFKQVIAILGVSVVIIGGGLSLVASGNPDGLEWSIEKVTGSTEIEAQKEYSSAVDTAAAIQEKTALLPDYAFRDSESPAGTSFSGVAGAFIVAGLTIGLSLLFKLFRKKGKTT from the coding sequence ATGCATATGGCAGATGCCCTAATTGCACCGGCTGTGGCGGCAACTATGTTTGCGGCTTCCGGTATAACCACCGCCTATTCTATGAAAGAGGTTAAGCAGGAAAATGACCCAAGGAAGATACCCACCATGGGGGTAATGTCTGCGTTTGTTTTTGCCACCCAAATGATTAATTTCACCATTCCAGGTACCGGTTCCAGCGGACATTTATGCGGCGGACTGCTCTTATCTATTATGCTTGGGCCTTACGCAGGATTTTTATCCATGGTATCCGTACTTTTGATTCAGTGCCTCCTGTTTGCTGACGGCGGGCTATTGGCTTTAGGGGCAAATATCTGGAATATGGCCTTCTATGGCTGTTTTGTTGGGTACTTGTTAATTTATCGTCCTATTACAAAGAAGAAATTAAATAATACAAGGATTATGGCTGCTTCCATCCTTGGCAGTGTTATCAGCCTTCAGCTGGGAGCCTTTAGTGTAACCATACAGACACTGCTGTCCGGAATTACAGCGTTATCCTTCGGACAATTCCTGGCGCTCATGCAGCCCATCCATCTTGCCATAGGTGCAGTGGAAGGCCTTATAACTGGTGCTGTGATAATTTTTGTATATAACACAAGGCCGGAAATACTAAAGACAGAAACCTTAAAAGCAAGAATGAGTTTTAAGCAGGTAATTGCAATACTGGGTGTGTCGGTTGTTATAATAGGAGGAGGTTTATCCCTTGTAGCATCGGGTAATCCGGATGGTTTGGAATGGTCTATTGAAAAAGTCACAGGAAGTACGGAAATAGAAGCACAGAAGGAATATTCTTCTGCAGTTGATACAGCTGCTGCTATTCAGGAAAAAACGGCTTTGCTTCCGGATTATGCTTTTCGAGACAGTGAGTCACCGGCAGGAACTTCCTTTTCCGGAGTTGCAGGAGCCTTCATTGTTGCAGGGCTAACAATAGGCTTAAGTCTGTTATTTAAGCTATTTCGCAAAAAGGGTAAAACGACATAG
- the cbiQ gene encoding cobalt ECF transporter T component CbiQ: MANIKDALFEVHELEELALRDLEINRVHPLAKLLITISYMVLVVSYHKYDIWGLLPLIIYPIVLMRLSEISLKDCFRKIRGILPLILFIGLFNPFLDREVLFMAGKLPITGGILSFLTLFLKGAYCLFASFLLIATTGIEGVCYSLRLLKLPGILVNQFLLTYRYITVLMKEANAVYQAYSLRAPGEKGVKYKIWGSLLGQLFLRSIDRAGNLYESMLLRGFEGEYYLTGKRKAEGKDYAYFVLWAGIFLILRVGIRYLMK, encoded by the coding sequence ATGGCTAATATAAAAGATGCGTTATTTGAAGTCCATGAGCTGGAGGAGCTGGCATTAAGGGATTTGGAGATTAATCGTGTACATCCGCTGGCGAAACTCCTGATTACGATAAGTTATATGGTACTTGTGGTTTCTTATCATAAATATGATATCTGGGGGTTACTTCCCTTAATAATATATCCAATAGTTTTAATGAGGCTCTCAGAGATATCTTTAAAGGACTGTTTCCGAAAGATAAGAGGAATACTTCCGCTTATCTTGTTTATCGGTCTCTTTAATCCCTTTCTAGACCGGGAAGTGCTATTTATGGCAGGTAAGCTTCCTATAACAGGAGGTATCCTGTCTTTTCTTACCCTATTCTTAAAAGGTGCTTATTGCCTTTTCGCTTCCTTCCTGCTTATAGCAACAACCGGAATAGAGGGAGTCTGCTATAGTTTGAGATTACTTAAGTTACCGGGAATTCTGGTGAATCAGTTTCTTCTGACTTACCGGTATATAACGGTATTGATGAAAGAGGCTAATGCTGTTTATCAGGCTTATTCCTTAAGGGCACCGGGGGAAAAAGGAGTAAAGTATAAGATATGGGGATCTTTATTAGGGCAGCTGTTTCTCCGCTCCATTGACAGGGCAGGGAATCTATATGAAAGCATGTTGCTTCGAGGTTTTGAAGGAGAATACTACCTGACAGGCAAACGCAAAGCAGAAGGCAAGGATTATGCTTATTTTGTACTTTGGGCAGGGATATTTCTGATACTTCGTGTTGGCATCAGATATCTCATGAAATAA
- a CDS encoding energy-coupling factor ABC transporter ATP-binding protein: protein MKSIKTIKPLASKDLRQNHTDGTGLVECKNLSFSYEKGTDILQGITFSTGREEAVGIVGANGAGKSTLLRILVGLESAYTGEVLIDHIQVKKENYAFIRAHAGYLFQDSDNQLFTQSVYQDVAFAPRNYGLNEAEVDKRVMEALGILDITHLRDKQIHKMSGGEKKMASIATLLSMAPDILLFDEPSIALDPRNRRTLIQVINKLRLTKLIASHDLDLVLETCTRVILIAEGKIIKDGPSEEILKDKELLEANHLELPLCLQRC from the coding sequence ATGAAAAGTATAAAAACAATAAAACCATTGGCATCAAAGGATTTAAGGCAGAATCATACAGATGGGACGGGACTGGTGGAATGTAAGAATCTGTCTTTTTCTTATGAAAAGGGTACGGATATCTTGCAGGGGATTACTTTTTCAACCGGAAGAGAAGAAGCGGTGGGTATTGTCGGCGCCAATGGAGCTGGGAAGTCCACGTTGCTTCGAATACTGGTTGGTCTGGAAAGCGCCTATACCGGGGAAGTTCTGATTGACCATATACAGGTAAAAAAAGAGAATTACGCCTTTATAAGGGCGCATGCAGGTTACCTCTTTCAGGATTCCGACAACCAGCTCTTTACCCAAAGTGTTTACCAGGATGTAGCTTTCGCACCGAGAAATTACGGACTGAACGAAGCTGAGGTGGATAAACGGGTAATGGAGGCTCTGGGAATCCTTGATATTACCCATTTGCGAGACAAACAGATTCATAAAATGTCCGGAGGTGAGAAGAAAATGGCATCCATTGCAACCCTGTTGTCTATGGCGCCGGATATCCTTCTGTTTGATGAACCCTCTATTGCACTTGATCCAAGAAATCGCCGGACGCTGATTCAGGTTATAAATAAATTAAGGTTAACAAAATTAATTGCCTCTCATGACCTGGACCTAGTACTCGAAACCTGTACAAGGGTAATCCTTATAGCAGAAGGCAAAATAATTAAGGATGGGCCGTCAGAGGAGATATTAAAGGATAAAGAGCTGCTAGAAGCAAATCATCTGGAACTTCCTTTGTGTTTACAAAGATGCTGA